The Montipora capricornis isolate CH-2021 chromosome 1, ASM3666992v2, whole genome shotgun sequence genome contains a region encoding:
- the LOC138051785 gene encoding uncharacterized protein — MTSTNTSGLFGRVGEFNVERETFSAYVERMEMFFTANNIVETTGEGSVAANQLVANRKRAIFLTEVGPEVYSTLSNLLAPAKPKDTLFTDIVRILEKHYNPKPLEIAQSFHFGTRNQKSEESVSDYVLALKKLAVHCNYGEYLNRALRDRFVCGLNNPKIQNKLSNTEDLTFEKACSIAKTMEMADRNTHEFHPSRSDTIEVNKLTEHGRENINKNTEQLSCPRCGGSHSGQSCKFKSARCYKCSKVGHLASVCRSKDERKKGRVHKVHVSESGNDECENDDELGIYSLYSLDQNRPNRNRYTVEMIINGKPCMMELDTAADLSIMSKSEYLEKFADEPLTPSQVTLKTYTGEVLDVSGEMHCDIVYNGKQYCLPILVANYDAKPTLLGKNWLRHIKIEWGEIFCSSKGNALSADSQLNDLLSKHSELFTESYEGMKGLEAHITMRNDARPTFVKAR, encoded by the coding sequence ATGACCAGCACTAACACGAGTGGCCTATTTGGGCGTGTTGGTGAATTCAACGTTGAACGTGAAACGTTCAGTGCGTACGTCGAGAGGATGGAAATGTTCTTTACAGCCAACAACATTGTGGAGACAACGGGAGAGGGAAGCGTTGCCGCCAACCAACTGGTAGCAAACAGGAAACGTGCAATTTTCCTTACAGAAGTGGGACCGGAGGTGTATTCAACGCTCAGTAATTTGTTGGCGCCCGCAAAGCCTAAGGACACGCTCTTTACTGACATTGTTCGAATCTTGGAGAAGCACTACAACCCGAAACCGCTTGAAATTGCTCAGAGTTTCCATTTTGGTACCCGAAATCAAAAATCTGAGGAGTCAGTTAGTGATTATGTGTTGGCCTTGAAGAAACTAGCCGTCCATTGTAATTATGGCGAGTACTTGAATCGGGCGTTACGAGACCGATTCGTGTGTGGACTGAACAACCCGAAGATACAAAACAAACTATCGAACACAGAAGATCTAACGTTTGAAAAGGCTTGCAGCATTGCGAAAACCATGGAGATGGCTGACAGGAACACCCATGAATTTCACCCTTCACGCAGTGATACCATCGAAGTAAACAAGCTGACAGAACACGGAAGGGAGAACATTAACAAGAACACTGAACAATTATCGTGTCCTAGGTGTGGGGGTAGTCATTCAGGTCAGTCTTGTAAATTTAAGTCAGCAAGATGCTACAAGTGCTCCAAAGTTGGGCATTTAGCTTCTGTTTGCCGTAGTAAggacgaaagaaagaaaggtaGAGTTCACAAGGTACATGTTTCAGAATCTGGCAATGATGAGTGTGAGAATGATGATGAATTAGGAATTTATTCTCTGTATTCGCTTGACCAAAATAGGCCTAATCGCAACAGGTACACTGTGGAAATGATAATCAATGGAAAACCATGTATGATGGAGTTGGACACAGCTGCAGATTTGTCAATAATGAGTAAGAGTGAATATCTTGAGAAGTTTGCAGATGAGCCTCTGACTCCCTCACAAGTAACGTTGAAGACATACACAGGTGAAGTACTTGATGTGTCAGGCGAAATGCATTGTGACATAGTGTACAATGGTAAACAATACTGTCTACCCATTCTTGTAGCTAATTATGATGCTAAACCTACCTTACTTGGTAAAAATTGGCTGCGGCACATTAAGATAGAGTGGGGTGAGATCTTTTGTAGTTCTAAGGGAAATGCTTTGAGTGCTGATAGTCAATTGAATGACTTGCTGTCTAAACATAGTGAATTGTTTACTGAGAGTTATGAAGGTATGAAGGGCCTTGAGGCCCATATTACCATGAGAAACGACGCAAGACCTACATTTGTGAAAGCGCGTTGA
- the LOC138059147 gene encoding protein EFR3 homolog B-like, with protein MATSHICSCVGNFRPRYKRLVDNIYPPDPRQGLVKANMDKLIFYALSSPEKLDRIGAYLAKKLNRDVERKRFGLVFITVEALDQLLLACHAPNLNLFVESFLKMVQKLLESSETDLQVLGSTSFVKFANIEEDTPSYHRRYDFFVSKFSAMCWFSTGSEEDCYRIRLAGLKGLQGVVRKTVSDDLQANIMEDSHMSKIIPSLLFVMEGSGKGRVSSNQDVHGANTEEDPASLAESCLRELINRASYGNIKSIVNPALTHFDKSDLWVPNDFALKVFKVVLYSVQNQFNYIIIEKLLCHLDEHVKDKAKVKASIVQVLAECVAIASNSSIGPAVLEVFNTLLRHLRSSVDGRFQKSWSPGDHGNDDDEKEFEESLVRTVGAFVAVLPDFQKTDIMMFIMGKFPLTNSSLPSNHISSTTSQDPTRTIEGEQMLQTMLLQCLLSVAQSFTSVSLATTFSPTFLDSLLHATIVDNLTVRKLAHEILYTILDRHSNVSRLGISEIMGRAHEGDLKLESCSKQDLIFFKKNKAKLLWYLFESACMISNSLENILVIFLTLAVMTMEASSDFELISSSLQWVFGLQAAAQNENLMLPSMNCCALHSLVAAYLSLVASMTGIQDLKDYVSLILQLREKEADFLTPERVLRPSGNHFVLSVHSIPKHLLFDISRVREGLLKAGCDSRVLKIPYRHQPLKDVLNHQLDGEAVVSQFDSKIDANPPNSPGVHQSSPKERVTFQMLKDIVSEKSVKMSHQSNKTAKHASFAEIASDASVRTQEFNSKVLSVLDVLNSPLQSRALSLSTQSLSSNPGEESYVIKFPGQYVY; from the coding sequence ATGGCGACTTCTCATATTTGTTCCTGTGTAGGGAATTTTCGGCCTCGGTACAAACGATTGGTTGATAATATATATCCACCTGATCCACGTCAAGGCTTAGTCAAGGCAAACATGGACAAACTGATTTTTTATGCTCTTTCGTCGCCGGAAAAACTGGATAGAATCGGTGCCTACTTGGCAAAGAAATTAAACAGGGACGTGGAACGAAAACGATTTGGACTCGTTTTCATAACAGTGGAAGCGCTTGATCAACTCTTATTAGCATGTCATGCCCCTAATTTAAATTTGTTCGTCGAGAGCTTTCTCAAAATGGTACAGAAGTTGCTGGAAAGCTCTGAAACTGACCTGCAAGTTCTCGGAAGCACTTCCTTCGTAAAGTTCGCAAATATCGAAGAAGACACCCCATCCTATCATCGTCGTTACGATTTCTTCGTCTCTAAATTCAGTGCCATGTGTTGGTTTAGCACTGGAAGTGAAGAAGACTGCTACAGGATTCGTTTGGCTGGTTTAAAAGGCTTGCAAGGTGTCGTCAGAAAAACTGTATCCGATGATCTTCAAGCCAATATTATGGAAGATTCTCATATGAGTAAGATTATTCCCTCTCTGTTGTTTGTCATGGAAGGAAGCGGTAAAGGAAGAGTTTCCAGTAATCAAGACGTGCACGGTGCTAACACTGAAGAAGATCCAGCATCTCTCGCAGAGTCCTGCCTAAGGGAATTGATCAACAGGGCCAGCTATGGAAACATCAAATCAATTGTTAACCCTGCACTCACCCATTTTGACAAAAGTGACCTTTGGGTTCCGAACGATTTTGCTCTGAAAGTATTCAAGGTTGTTTTGTACTCAGTTCAAAATCAGTTTAATTATATCATCATTGAGAAGCTCCTTTGTCATCTTGATGAGCATGTGAAGGACAAAGCTAAAGTGAAAGCTAGTATTGTGCAAGTGTTAGCTGAATGTGTTGCAATTGCCAGCAACAGTTCCATTGGGCCAGCCGTTTTAGAGGTATTTAACACATTGTTGCGCCATTTGAGATCATCTGTAGATGGCAGATTTCAGAAGAGTTGGTCTCCTGGTGATCATGGCAACGATGATGATGAGAAAGAGTTTGAGGAGTCATTAGTGCGCACAGTGGGAGCATTTGTTGCAGTTCTCCCTGACTTTCAGAAAACAGACATCATGATGTTTATCATGGGGAAATTTCCATTAACAAATAGCAGCCTTCCAAGCAATCATATATCAAGCACAACGAGCCAAGATccaacaagaacaatagaagGTGAACAAATGTTACAAACGATGCTGCTGCAGTGTCTTTTGAGTGTTGCTCAAAGCTTCACCTCTGTATCCCTGGCCACTACTTTTTCACCAACTTTCCTCGATTCATTGCTTCATGCCACAATTGTTGATAATTTAACAGTGAGAAAGCTTGCTCATGAAATTCTGTATACAATTCTTGACAGGCATAGCAATGTTTCCAGGCTTGGCATCAGTGAAATCATGGGTAGAGCTCACGAAGGTGACTTGAAACTTGAGAGCTGCTCAAAACAGGACCTCATTTTTTTCAAGAAGAATAAGGCCAAGTTGTTATGGTATTTGTTTGAAAGTGCTTGCATGATTTCTAACTCTTTGGAGAACATCCTTgtaattttcttaacactggcTGTTATGACAATGGAAGCGTCCTCTGattttgaattgatttccagTTCACTCCAGTGGGTATTTGGATTACAGGCTGCTgctcaaaatgaaaatttgatgTTGCCAAGTATGAATTGCTGTGCCCTTCACTCCCTTGTTGCTGCTTATCTGAGTTTGGTGGCTAGTATGACAGGAATTCAGGACTTAAAAGACTATGTTTCTCTTATACTTCAGCTGAGAGAAAAAGAAGCTGACTTTTTGACACCTGAAAGAGTGCTGAGGCCATCTGGTAATCATTTTGTTCTTTCTGTTCACAGCATTCCCAAACACCTACTTTTTGATATTTCCAGAGTTAGGGAGGGTCTCCTGAAAGCAGGATGTGACAGTCGTGTACTGAAGATACCTTATAGACATCAACCCCTTAAAGATGTTTTGAATCACCAGTTGGATGGCGAAGCTGTGGTGTCACAATTTGATAGTAAAATTGATGCAAATCCCCCCAATTCACCTGGAGTGCACCAATCAAGCCCAAAAGAAAGAGTAACATTTCAGATGCTAAAAGACATTGTCTCTGAAAAGTCAGTGAAAATGTCACATCAGAGTAACAAAACTGCCAAACATGCAAGCTTTGCAGAAATTGCCAGTGATGCAAGTGTAAGAACACAAGAATTCAATTCCAAGGTGCTGTCTGTCTTAGATGTGTTAAACAGTCCACTTCAATCAAGGGCTCTGAGTTTATCAACTCAGAGTTTGTCGTCAAATCCTGGTGAGGAGAGCTatgttattaaatttcctggacagTACGTCTATTAG